In Hwangdonia lutea, a single window of DNA contains:
- the dnaA gene encoding chromosomal replication initiator protein DnaA, whose translation MSKTAQSVWNNCLEFIKDNIQPQAYKTWFEPIKAVKLTDNALSIQVPSKFFYEWLEEHYVKILKVSLTKELGEKAKLVYIIKMENTYGNKQPFTEKIPSANRSAVKAQDVDIPLNNKNPELRNPFVIPGIRNVKIESQLNPNYSFENFLEGDSNRLARSAGLAVAAKPGGTSFNPLLIFGGVGLGKTHLAHAIGVDIKDKYPEKTVLYISAEKFTQQYIDSVKKNNRNDFIHFYQIIDVLIIDDVQFLSGKSGTQDVFFHIFNHLHQNGKQVILTSDKAPVDMQDIEQRLLSRFKWGLSAELQNPDFETRVSILKNKLYRDGVEMPDDIIEYVAKNIKTNVRELEGAIISLIAQSSFNKKEITIELAKQIVEKFVKNTKREVSIDYIQKIVSDYFQMDVDTLQSKTRKRHIVQARQLAMFFAKKLTKASLASIGSQIGKRDHATVLHACKTVDNLSSTDKQFRKYVEDITKKLSV comes from the coding sequence TAAATTCTTCTACGAATGGCTTGAAGAGCACTATGTAAAAATCCTTAAAGTATCGTTAACTAAAGAGTTGGGTGAAAAAGCTAAACTGGTTTACATTATTAAAATGGAAAACACGTATGGCAACAAACAACCTTTTACCGAAAAAATTCCAAGTGCCAACCGAAGTGCCGTAAAAGCACAGGATGTCGATATTCCTTTAAACAATAAAAACCCTGAATTGCGTAATCCGTTTGTAATTCCGGGCATCAGAAATGTAAAGATTGAATCTCAGCTCAATCCTAATTACAGTTTTGAAAATTTTTTAGAGGGCGACTCAAACCGATTGGCTCGTAGTGCAGGATTAGCCGTTGCGGCCAAACCTGGAGGAACATCGTTTAATCCCTTGCTTATTTTTGGTGGCGTTGGCTTGGGCAAAACACATTTAGCACACGCCATTGGGGTTGATATTAAAGACAAATATCCTGAAAAAACGGTTTTATATATTTCTGCTGAAAAATTCACGCAACAATATATAGATTCGGTTAAAAAGAATAATAGAAATGATTTTATTCATTTTTATCAAATTATCGATGTGTTGATTATTGACGATGTACAATTCCTTTCCGGAAAATCTGGAACACAGGATGTGTTTTTCCACATATTCAACCATTTACACCAAAACGGAAAGCAAGTTATATTAACAAGTGATAAAGCGCCTGTTGATATGCAAGATATTGAACAGCGCTTATTGTCTCGTTTTAAATGGGGCCTTTCGGCGGAATTGCAAAATCCGGATTTTGAAACCCGCGTATCCATATTAAAAAACAAACTCTATCGTGATGGTGTTGAAATGCCAGATGATATTATTGAGTATGTTGCCAAAAACATTAAAACAAACGTTAGGGAATTAGAAGGTGCGATTATTTCGTTAATTGCACAATCCTCATTCAATAAAAAAGAAATTACCATTGAGCTTGCGAAACAAATTGTAGAGAAATTTGTTAAGAACACCAAACGCGAGGTTTCCATTGACTATATTCAAAAAATTGTATCCGATTATTTCCAAATGGATGTCGATACCTTACAATCTAAAACCAGAAAACGCCATATAGTTCAAGCCAGACAACTCGCTATGTTTTTTGCTAAAAAACTAACAAAAGCATCGTTGGCAAGTATTGGCTCTCAAATTGGTAAACGCGACCACGCTACTGTACTGCACGCCTGTAAAACGGTAGACAACCTATCTTCAACCGATAAGCAATTCAGAAAATATGTTGAAGATATTACTAAAAAACTTTCTGTTTAA
- a CDS encoding low molecular weight protein-tyrosine-phosphatase produces MTKILMVCLGNICRSPLAEGIMRSKLPNDTYLVDSAGTANYHIGKAPDQRSINVAKKYGLNISHLKGRQFSVSDFDAFDVIYVMDETNFKNVIALARNDEDMAKVKFVLNEVYPNQNYSVPDPYYGGDEGFENVYKMLDEACDNIAKKLNH; encoded by the coding sequence ATGACTAAAATTCTTATGGTTTGTTTGGGTAATATTTGCCGTTCGCCTTTGGCCGAAGGTATTATGCGCTCTAAACTGCCCAATGACACCTATTTGGTAGATTCTGCCGGAACAGCGAATTATCATATTGGTAAAGCTCCAGACCAGCGCTCCATTAATGTGGCAAAAAAGTATGGTTTAAATATTTCTCATTTAAAAGGCCGACAATTTAGTGTTTCGGATTTTGATGCCTTTGATGTCATTTATGTGATGGACGAAACTAATTTTAAAAATGTTATTGCTTTAGCTAGAAATGATGAAGATATGGCCAAAGTCAAATTTGTTTTAAATGAAGTGTACCCCAACCAAAACTACAGTGTTCCCGACCCATATTACGGTGGTGATGAAGGTTTCGAGAATGTTTACAAAATGCTCGACGAAGCCTGCGATAACATTGCAAAGAAGTTAAACCACTAG
- a CDS encoding PQQ-dependent sugar dehydrogenase has translation MKTQLLTIIFCCFEFFGFSQTVELQSFGPNFSSPVEIVNAGDSRLFIVEKAGVIKILNANGTVNPTPFLNISTLVGSGGERGLLGLAFAPDYATSGRFYVNYTDNTSISEPNSIIARYTVSANPDIANTTETILLTIKQPFENHNGGKLAFGQDNFLYIGTGDGGSGGDPGDRAQNTSSFLGKLLRIDVSGSTYSIPSSNPFSSSANGQNDPRPEIFAIGLRNPWKFSFDTSNGDLWIADVGQNAYEEINKVTGSGTPGDNYGWRCYEGNNHVYNSSGNCPSNFNETIAPVAEYAHVGSGCSGSVTGGFVYRGNMFPNFNGKYFFADYCSQQIGILTDTGSSWSMAMQTPNITGGWTSLGEDYNGELYIAGGSNVYKIIDPNLSVDEHSGFHFKIYPNPANRSFSIDLSSKFNTVESISIYNIHGQKIKTLSKSNKQILNISTKNYHSGLYFVEICTNKASKIVKKLIIN, from the coding sequence ATGAAAACACAACTTCTCACTATAATTTTTTGCTGTTTTGAATTTTTTGGGTTTTCACAAACAGTGGAATTACAAAGTTTTGGTCCTAATTTTTCAAGTCCAGTTGAAATTGTAAACGCTGGCGATAGCAGGCTTTTTATTGTTGAAAAAGCAGGGGTAATTAAAATTTTAAATGCTAACGGCACAGTAAATCCAACGCCATTTTTGAATATTTCAACCTTGGTTGGCTCTGGTGGCGAACGCGGATTGCTAGGTTTAGCCTTTGCACCAGATTACGCAACGTCTGGTAGATTTTATGTGAATTATACGGACAACACCAGCATCTCGGAACCCAACTCTATTATTGCAAGATATACCGTAAGTGCAAATCCGGATATCGCAAATACCACCGAAACCATTTTACTTACCATTAAACAACCTTTTGAAAATCACAACGGTGGAAAATTGGCTTTTGGACAAGATAATTTTTTATACATAGGCACTGGTGACGGCGGAAGCGGTGGCGACCCTGGAGACAGAGCGCAAAATACCAGTTCGTTTCTAGGAAAGCTTTTGCGGATAGATGTGAGCGGAAGCACCTATAGTATTCCAAGTTCAAATCCGTTTTCAAGTTCTGCGAATGGACAGAATGATCCCCGTCCGGAAATTTTTGCAATCGGATTAAGGAATCCTTGGAAATTTTCATTCGATACATCAAATGGCGATTTATGGATTGCCGATGTTGGACAAAATGCCTACGAAGAAATAAACAAAGTAACAGGCTCTGGCACACCCGGTGATAATTATGGCTGGAGATGTTATGAAGGCAACAATCACGTATATAATTCAAGTGGCAACTGTCCATCAAATTTTAATGAAACCATTGCGCCTGTTGCTGAATACGCCCATGTTGGAAGCGGGTGTTCTGGTTCAGTCACTGGTGGTTTTGTATACAGAGGCAACATGTTCCCTAATTTTAATGGCAAGTATTTTTTTGCCGATTATTGCTCACAGCAAATCGGTATTTTAACCGATACGGGGTCAAGTTGGTCCATGGCTATGCAAACACCAAATATTACAGGTGGTTGGACATCTTTAGGAGAAGATTATAATGGTGAACTCTATATCGCTGGCGGCTCTAATGTTTACAAAATAATCGACCCTAATTTAAGTGTTGATGAACATAGTGGGTTTCATTTTAAAATATATCCCAATCCTGCAAACAGAAGTTTTTCTATTGATTTGTCCTCCAAATTCAATACCGTAGAATCTATTTCTATTTATAACATTCACGGTCAAAAAATAAAGACCCTTTCAAAATCAAACAAACAAATCCTAAATATTTCTACTAAAAATTACCATAGTGGTTTATATTTTGTTGAGATTTGTACCAATAAAGCATCAAAAATCGTAAAAAAGCTTATAATCAATTAA